The Arvicola amphibius chromosome 6, mArvAmp1.2, whole genome shotgun sequence DNA window agccctggctgtagaccaggctggcttccaactcacagagctccacttgcctctgccttctgagtgctgggatgaaaggcatgtgccaccacatctggcttgattttcattgtaaaacccattttttttttttaaattttaaaggagcagtggtagcacacacctttaatcccagcacttgagaggcagagagaggcaggcagatctctgtgagtgtgaagccagcctagtcttcagagcgagttccaggacaggctccaaagctacagagaaaccctgtctcgaaaaactaaccAGCCAACAAAAAAACCTTcatttgagctgggtggtggtggcgcatgcctttaatcccagcacttgggaggcagaggcaggcagatctggtctacaaaagctagttccaggacaggctccaaagctacagagaaaccctgtctcaaaaaccaaaaagtgtTCAAACATTGAAAACAAATGGGTTGAGTGTGGTGGTGCTCACTGATAATCTTCAtatttgggaagaagaggcagaacgGTTGCAAGCTTGAGCCAGCCTGGGTTCATTAGTGAGTTCTATAACTCTAGTAGGAGATTGGTCTTTCATTtccagccgcccagacccgaataatcacccagaaactatattaattacaacactgcttggccaatgactcagatatatttctagctagctattacatcttgaattaacccatttctattaatctgtgtattgccacaaggctatggcttactggtaaaggttctgggtatctgtctcctttagtagcgacatggtgtctctttgactctgcctaatctctctctttatctctgtttggatttcctgcctggctttactgtgctaagccattggccaaaacagctttactcatcaaccaataaagcagcacatatataaggacatcccacatcacataacAGCCTGGACTCCACAATgggaaagcaaaaccaaacaagggGCTTGAGAAATGGGAGGACTTGGTTgtgcagagaggaaagggagtgaTCATTAGATGGAGGACGTGCTCGTGTTTGGTGGCAGGAGGTGAGGGTGCGGAAGCACCAAAACCTTGTGATTAGAGCTGAGAGCGAACAGTAGTGGAGATAGATGAAGGGTGCGGGGTCATTACAGTGTGGGCTTCTCCTGAGTTGGGCCCTAGGGTGGGTGGGAATTTACATGGCAATGGAATAGAAAGAACCCTTTAGGTAGAAGCAGAAGCTGTTGGCATAAGTCACTGAATTGCATCTTGATGTGACCACAGGTGCCACTTGCCTTTTCACCCTACAGTATGGTTTCTCTCCTTTGTAGGCTGATGAATTCATCCGAGCAAATGCTACTAACAAGCTGACAGTCATTGCTGAGCAAATCCAACACTTGCAAGAACAAGCTAGGAAGGTGAGAAAGATAGATGTTCAAGGCCAGTGCAGGTTAGGCaggctttccttttcctttgcttgGGAGGGTTAGCTGAACTTATAATCATGGtgccttctttgtttttcataCATTCTGAACATGTAGACCTTTTGATTAAATGCCAGAAATATGCCCAAGAGGTTTCattagtttattttgtgttgctatgatgaaatacctGGAGCAGGTTAGTCCTATAATGATGTTTATTTTGTACATACATTTAGAGGTTCGAGGGGCATGGTGCTGGTGTAGCTCAGCTCTGGGGAGAACTCTCTGGGTCACATCTAGTCACAGCAGAACATGTATGGGAGAACAGACACATCTTGAAACGAGGCTACAGATTCAGGTGTCAGGCCCTGGCTTTTACAACATCGAGTCCTGGTTTGTGTCTTTATGTCGCTCTCCCCAGAGTTCCCTTCTGAGAGCAGTGCCCTCCCTCTTACGTCACTGTGCTGGTGGCCAGGATCCTAGCATCCTTTAGGAGACAAATGACATCTGAACCATAACAGAAGTTAAGCAGAAGTGGGTTTTGTTTCCTATctaggagaaaggaaagataaagctttttaagggaagaagagtttcttttatttatttatttgtttgtttgtttattatgtatacaatattctttctgtgtgtatgcctgaaggccagaagagggcaccagacttcatgacagatggttgtgagccaccatgtggttgctgggaattgaactcaggacctttggaagagcaggcaatgctcttaaccgccgagccatctctccagcccccggaggGAGAGTTTCTTAAGAAATGTACTTTACCCAGAAAAAGAAGAACTTAGAATCCCCCAAGTCAGCCACaccaacatttaaaaatcttaccCCTCTAATAGCTTTCCCAGCACAACTTATATAACCTCCACTCTTCCAAACCGTTTGCACCCCAGTAGTGAGCCATTGCTGCTGGGGAACCAGACTGCAAGCTTGGAGTTTGTGCTTTGGTTAGGGTGATGTGGGTGAGGCCGGGTACCTCTGACTCATCTCCTGCCTTACCTGTGTGGCTGGCAGGTACTGGAAGATGCTCGCAGAGATGCTGACTTGCACCACGTAGCTTGTAATATGGTGAAAAAACCTGGCAGCATTTACTATCTTTACCAGCGGGAAAGTGGCCAGCAGTACTTTTCCATCATTTCTCCAGAGGTAAGAACATTCATTCTTAACTCTAGACCAGCTCCAGCCTTTGAGAAATGCTGGGCATGTTTGTATGAAAATGTAGCCTGCAGCTTGGTCAGTGGTTTCCTAGAAAGTGAGGTGATGTGAGCCCAGGTATGATGAAAAGTTGTATGTGTGCTTGAAtgatattctttccttttttctttgtttttgtttttcaagacagggtttttctgtgtaacagtcctagctttcctggaactcactttgtagaccacacttgcctcaaactcacagggatctgtctgcctGACACTgtccccaagtcctgggattaaaggcgtgtgccaccaccacctggtgataCTCATTATTTCTGATGTGTAGTATAACTTCCAATGATGGTTTGAATAGTCTGAAGTGAAAAGCATAAAAAGAAGTCTGTGTAGAGAAAGAGCCCTGTTCACTTCTCATCCTGATGAGGACTTGTTCCTTTGCCCTCTAGGAATGGGGAGCAGGCTGTCCACATGACTTCCTTGGTGCCTACAAGCTGCAACATGACTTGTCGTGGACTCCATACGAAGACATTGAGAAGCAAGATGCTAAAATTGGCATGATGGACAAGCTGCTGAGCCAGCCCATGGCCTTGCCCCCATGCACCGAACCCACCTTCCAGGGACTCACTCACTGAGTGTGGCTCTGAGGAACAGCGCTCATGACAAAGGCCTGACCACCAACCGTCTCCTTGTCCACATtctcttccgtgtgtgtgtgtgtgtgtgtgtgtgtgtgtgtgtgtgtgtgtgtgtgttgggagggggcTCATGAGGACTTTGGGTTTTGGGGTGAATCATGAACTTCTTGGAAGGAAAGCCTGGTGAATGTAGACATTCACCAGATAAGGATGGTGAATGGAATCGCTGAACTCGTGTGGGATCTTCCTGGGCCCACTGATGCCCAGTCACTCGGTTTCAGAGGATTAGCTAGTGCTTTCCttacctcagcactggggaaggaagaattCTCTTCCCACAACAAGCTGGTGGGTCATTTCTTGTCTTTTGTGTCAGGTTGGTATTGAAGCTGTCTACGTAGATGCTGTGCCAATTTAAGGTTGATTCAGGAATTGCAGTGTTGCCTATGGAGGATTAAAAGAAACAGACAACTTGGCCTGGCTGGGTGAGAGTGCTGATTCTAGAGTTTCAGTCCTCATAGCGTCCTTCTGGTTTGCCCTTCTGCCCTTCCTGCCTAGTGAGAGTGACTGGAGCCTGAGGCAGCCATCCTAAACCTCGCAGAGGCTTAGAGCTGGAAGAGGTCGCAAAGGCTGCTGCTGTCTGAACCCACTCTGAGCCTCCTTAGGACAGCCTGAGCTCAGCACACCGCAGGCCAAACCCATCAAATGGCATTTTTAAGATAGAGtgtggaagggctggagagggggTCCAGCAGTTCAGGGTGCTTGCTGCTTTGCTAGAGGGCCCAAGCTCCATTCCGAACACCCATgtcgggcagctcacaactacccgtttttttgttgtttttttttttttaatttttcgagagagggtttctcagcAATtatggagcctatcctggaacttgctctatagaccagggtggcctcgaactcacagagttcctcctgcttctgcctcctgagtgctgggattaaaggcatgcaccaacaccgCCTGGCCCACCTGTAACTCTTAACTCCAGGAGATCTCATACACACTTGATTTCCATGAGCCATACAGACACCCagatatacatatttatacatttaaaatcttttcaaaaagagACTGTGGAAGAGAGTAGAGCAGTGGgggtgaaaacaagaaaaatgactcaTCTGTTCACAGATTGTGGGTTGACTGGGATTATTTATAGgttttctgtagcccaggttagcctgcaGCTGACTAGCACAGGCTAACCTTGATCAATGTGATaatcctgccttagcctccctagTGGACTGAACATCACACCTAACATGTTAACAGTGATTGAAACTCATTTCTATTGCTTACTGAATAAGTCATAAACTGTAGAGGGACCGGGGATATAGCTTAATGTTAATGTGTTTACATAGCATGCATGAGAGTGTTTACacagcatgcatgaggctctggtTCCATCTCCAGTACTGTACACAAGCAGTACCGAATGGGGCCTTTTGTGCccaaaactcttttttttaaaaaaatatttatttattatgtatacaatattctgtttgtgtgtatgcctgcaggccagaagagggcaccagaccccattacagatggttgtgagccaccatgtggttgctgggaattgaactcaggacctttggaagagcagtcagtgctcttaacctctgagccatctctccagccctgcccaaAACTCTTATGAGTGAACTTTTTTGGATTCTACCTCGTTTCCTATTTGTTTAGCTGAGTTAGCTAAATTTATAGCATAAGCAGAGTGACTGTTTCTTCATTGCCATGTAGTCTATTGTAATGTGTTCTAAAGAACATGAGGGATATGTGCTGGAGCCCACAAGCCCAACTTCAGGTATACACTGTCTTGGTGTTCACGGCTTCCCTTATGAACAGTGCACCTTGTGAGCTAGAAGTGGTCCATGCCTAGCACAAGAAGCCGAGATCTAGCAAGGAACATGGCCATTCAGTTCACACAGAACTGTCTTGTGTGAGCTGCGGAAAGCCCCTCGCTGGGAAGCGGCAGACCTGGTAGACTTTACTGGGGTGTTTTGGATCCTAACTCCAGAACATTGCCCAGGTCTTGAGGAGGTTCTGACCTGGTAGTAATGACGGGTTTTGAGTAGTGCATAGTTTGTAAGGAGGTAAGCATTGTCGCAGGGCTGGTGGTTTAAGGCGACACTCACCTACTTATGGTTTCACTGCCTTCAGCCTCAGGGTTTCTTTGGTACTGCAAGGCTGTAGTCAGGTTTTTGGCTAGGGCTGGATTCTCAGGGCCTTACTATCTGCTTCCAAGCTCATGTGATTTTGGCAGAATTTTGGTTCCTTGAAGATTGCTGGGCTACCTGCTGATGGATAGGTAGAGGTCTCTCTCACCTTACCACAGGAATCCCAGCAGACATAGGTGGACTCTGCATCAGAAAGGATGGGAGCTCACGAGCAGAACGGAGTCACACCACAGAAATGACATCTTTGCTGTATTCTGTCTAGAAGCCAGTCTCTAGGCCAACCTATTTAAGGGAAAGCATTACACAAGAGCGTGGAGATCAGAATTCAGAGATCAGTGTTGAGACAGAAAAAGTAACCAGTTTTGGGTAAAAGGCGATTGTGGTTGGGTGGTGTTG harbors:
- the C6H1orf50 gene encoding uncharacterized protein C1orf50 homolog, with translation MADPAAPGRLERGNGNLGVQEAAGPGGALVELTPTPGGLALVSPYHTNRVGDPLDLVALAEQVQKADEFIRANATNKLTVIAEQIQHLQEQARKVLEDARRDADLHHVACNMVKKPGSIYYLYQRESGQQYFSIISPEEWGAGCPHDFLGAYKLQHDLSWTPYEDIEKQDAKIGMMDKLLSQPMALPPCTEPTFQGLTH